DNA from Calditrichota bacterium:
GAAGGTGAATTTATGCCGCTGCCGCAGTTTGATATTGAAGGATTGAAAACGGCGACGCACATCATCGGGGAGAAAAATAAGCGCGGCGGCGCCAAGGGCTGGATTGCGGAATACGCGATTCCGTTCGACAAGATTTACGGCGCGCCAAATGTGCCGCCAAAAGCAGGCGATAGTTGGCGGGTGAATTTTTATCGCATCGATTCGCCCAAAAAAGACCAGCGGGAACATTACGCCTGGAGTAAGACAGAAAGAGCGGCGTTTCATTTGCCGTGGAAGTTTGGAATTTTGAAATTTGGGAAATGAAGAAAAATAATTGCTCACACAAAGGCACCAAGCCACGAAGATTTTATTAAATGAAAAGACTTTGTGGCTTCGCGGCTCTGTGTGGGAATAAATGGAAGAAGTTTATGACACAAAAAGATTTTCAAACAATCTATCACTACATCGAAGGACAATGGCAGAGGTCGGTTCGGTTTACGCCTAAAAATCAGGGGACGATCATTGGGATGCCTTATCCTTACACGGTTCCCTGTCCCGACGAAGATGTCATGCAGAATTATTTTTACTGGGATACTTTTTTCATCAATGTCGGTTTGTTGGAGCAGGGACAGGTTTCTCTGGCGCGCGACAATGTGGACAATTTGCTTTTTATGGTGCAAAAATATGGGTTTGTGCCCAATGGCAATCAGACTTATTTTTTGAATCGCTCCCAGCCGCCATTCTTATTATTGATGATTAGAGATGTTTTTCAGCATACACAAGACCGCGAGTGGCTCAGGCAAAGTTACAAAATCTGGAAAATTGAATACGATTTCTGGATGCAGCATCGCATGACGCCCATTGGTTTGAATCAACATCTCAATCATGCCACTGATCAGGAGTTGATTGAATTTTACGAGCATGAATTGAAGACGAGACTTGGCTTCTCCGTTTCTTCCACAGAAAAGAAAATTACCATCGCTCATCATCATCTGGCAGAGGCAGAGACGGGCTGGGATTTTACGCCTCGCTTCGGGAAAAAATGCGCCAATTACATCAATCTCGAACTTAATGCGATTCTTTATTTGAGCGAGAAGACAGCCGGTGAAGTCGCTGAAATTCTGGGCCATCGAGATGCAAGCGAATGGCAGAAACGCGCGGAAAAAAGGAGAAAACTCTATCTGCGCTATCACTGGAATGAAAAAGAAAAAATATTTTCAGATTATGACTTTGTGAACAAGCGCCACAGCCAAATCGCATCGCTGGCTACATTTGCGCCTCTCTGGGCAGAGATTGCCACGCATGAGCAGGCAAAAGCCGTAGCCGGGAATCTTGGTAAGTTTGAATTTGATTTTGGTGTTGCGGTGTGTGAAAACAGCGAGTCGAAGATAATTTATCAGTGGGATTTTCCCAATGGCTGGCCTCCGATTTTTTATTTGACAATTGCCGGACTGGAAAAATACAATTTTCACGAAGAAGCGCGTCGCATCGCTGAAAAATATTTGACAGTCGTGGCGAAGAATTTTCAGGAGACGAATGCTTTGTGGGAAAAATATAATGTCACTGATGGTTCGGTGAATGTGAAAGATGAATATAAAATGCCGTCTATGCTGGGCTGGACTGCGGGGGTGTTTGTGTTTTGTTATAATTTTTTGTTTGGTAATTAACTATGAGACTGTAAAATATTTGCCACAGAGGCGCAGAGCGCACAGAGGAAAAGAATAAAAAATCAGATTTATTAATGAGTGCACTTTAAAAATGTAAAAAAACATGGGTTTTT
Protein-coding regions in this window:
- a CDS encoding alpha,alpha-trehalase; the protein is MTQKDFQTIYHYIEGQWQRSVRFTPKNQGTIIGMPYPYTVPCPDEDVMQNYFYWDTFFINVGLLEQGQVSLARDNVDNLLFMVQKYGFVPNGNQTYFLNRSQPPFLLLMIRDVFQHTQDREWLRQSYKIWKIEYDFWMQHRMTPIGLNQHLNHATDQELIEFYEHELKTRLGFSVSSTEKKITIAHHHLAEAETGWDFTPRFGKKCANYINLELNAILYLSEKTAGEVAEILGHRDASEWQKRAEKRRKLYLRYHWNEKEKIFSDYDFVNKRHSQIASLATFAPLWAEIATHEQAKAVAGNLGKFEFDFGVAVCENSESKIIYQWDFPNGWPPIFYLTIAGLEKYNFHEEARRIAEKYLTVVAKNFQETNALWEKYNVTDGSVNVKDEYKMPSMLGWTAGVFVFCYNFLFGN